One Camelina sativa cultivar DH55 chromosome 3, Cs, whole genome shotgun sequence genomic window carries:
- the LOC104763325 gene encoding SNF2 domain-containing protein CLASSY 3 gives MLWEELAFCSKSNDVSNELPSNMEEILIDETPAAKCKKGNHNLILDLEVGLKCMNCGFVQREIRSMDESEWGEKITRERRRFDRFDEEENSNILGKLGFEAPNTNSLHEDCVSSEGTVWDKIPGVKSQMYPHQQEGFEFIWRNLAGTIMLNELKDFENSEETGGCIMSHAPGTGKTRLTIIFLQSYLACFPDCKPVIIAPASLLLTWAEEFKKWNISIPFHNLSSLEFTGKESSAALGLLMQKNATARTNNEIRMVKIYSWIKAKSILGISYNLYEKLAGVKDEDKKTKMVREVKPDKELNDIREILMGRPGLLVLDEAHTPRNQRSCIWKTLSKVETQKRILLSGTPFQNNFQELCNVLGLARPKYLEKLTSTLKKSGMTVTKRGKRALGNEINNRGIEELKAVMLPFVHVHKGSILQRSLPGLRECVVVLNPPELQKRVLESIEVTHNRKTKNVFETEHKLSLVSVHPSLVSRCKLSEKERLSIDEALLAQLKKVRLDPKQSVKTRFLMEFVELCEVIKEKVLVFSQYIDPLKLIMKHLVSRFNWNPGEEVLYMHGKLEQKQRQTLINEFNDPKSKAKVFLASTKACSEGISLVGASRVILLDVVWNPAVERQAISRAYRIGQQRIVYTYHLVAKGTPEGPKYCKQAQKDRISELVFACSSRPDKGKEKIAEAVTEDKVLDTMVQRSKLGDMFDNLIIQPKEADLVEGFSILMP, from the exons ATGCTGTGGGAAGAACTAGCATTTTGCAGTAAATCTAACGACGTCAGCAACGAGCTTCCTTCAAAT ATGGAAGAAATATTAATTGATGAAACTCCAGCAGCAAAATGTAAAAAAGGGAATCACAATCTGATTCTTGATCTTGAGGTTGGTTTGAAGTGTATGAACTGCGGCTTCGTGCAGAGAGAAATCCGAAGCATGGATGAATCTGAGTGG GGAGAGAAGATCACAAGGGAAAGGAGAAGATTTGATAGATTTGACGAGGAAGAAAATAGCAACATCCTTGGGAAACTTGGGTTTGAAGCTCCTAACACGAACAGCTTACATGAGGATTGTGTTTCTTCTGAAGGAACCGTTTGGGATAAGATCCCAGGGGTCAAATCTCAAATGTATCCTCACCAGCAAGAAGGTTTTGAGTTTATTTGGAGGAACTTAGCTGGTACAATCATGTTGAACGAGCTCAAGGACTTTGAGAATAGCGAAGAAACCGGAGGATGCATCATGTCACACGCTCCCGGGACAGGAAAAACTCGCCTGACCATCATTTTCCTGCAATCCTACCTAGCATGCTTCCCAGATTGCAAACCAGTGATCATTGCTCCTGCAAGCTTGCTTCTCACGTGGGCAGAGGAGTTTAAGAAATGGAACATAAGCATTCCCTTTCATAATCTCAGCAGTTTGGAGTTTACTGGAAAAGAGAGTTCAGCGGCGCTGGGACTTTTGATGCAGAAGAATGCCACTGCTAGAACCAATAATGAGATCAGGAtggttaaaatatactcttggATAAAAGCAAAGAGCATACTCGGGATCAGCTACAACCTCTATGAGAAGCTTGCAGGAGTTAAAGACGAGGACAAAAAGACAAAGATGGTGAGAGAAGTGAAACCAGACAAAGAATTAAATGATATCAGAGAGATACTTATGGGAAGGCCTGGACTGCTGGTTCTTGATGAGGCACACACGCCTAGAAACCAGAGAAGTTGTATCTGGAAAACGCTATCTAAAGTGGAAACACAGAAACGTATCTTGCTTTCTGGAACTCCTTTTCAGAACAACTTCCAGGAGCTGTGCAATGTTTTGGGACTCGCAAGACCTAAGTATCTGGAGAAGCTCACATCCACACTCAAGAAGAGTGGGATGACTGTAactaaaagaggaaaaagagctTTGGGGAACGAAATCAACAACCGTGGGATCGAAGAGTTGAAGGCTGTCATGCTTCCATTTGTGCATGTCCATAAAGGAAGCATTCTTCAAAGGAGCCTCCCTGGTTTGAGAGAATGCGTTGTGGTGTTAAACCCACCTGAGCTGCAGAAGAGAGTCCTAGAATCCATTGAAGTCACTCACAACCGGAAAACAAAAAACGTGTTTGAAACAGAACACAAGCTGTCTCTGGTCTCAGTCCATCCTTCTCTAGTCTCTCGCTGCAAACTCTCTGAGAAGGAACGTTTGTCCATCGACGAGGCTTTGCTTGCACAGCTTAAGAAGGTAAGACTCGATCCAAAGCAAAGTGTGAAAACGAGATTCCTCATGGAGTTCGTTGAGTTATGCGAGGTGATAAAGGAGAAAGTGTTGGTCTTCAGCCAATACATAGACCCATTGAAACTGATCATGAAACATCTGGTCTCTCGTTTCAACTGGAATCCAGGGGAGGAAGTGTTGTACATGCATGGCAAGCTCGagcaaaaacaaagacaaacttTGATCAACGAATTCAATGATCCAAAATCCAAGGCAAAAGTGTTCTTAGCTTCAACAAAAGCCTGCTCTGAAGGGATCAGTCTTGTAGGAGCGTCAAGGGTGATTCTTTTGGATGTTGTGTGGAATCCGGCAGTCGAAAGACAAGCTATTAGCCGTGCTTATAGAATTGGTCAGCAGCGGATTGTTTACACGTATCACTTGGTTGCAAAAGGAACTCCTGAGGGGCCAAAGTACTGTAAGCAAGCACAAAAGGATAGAATCTCAGAGCTTGTGTTTGCATGCTCGTCGAGACCTGACAAAGGAAAGGAAAAGATTGCTGAAGCTGTGACAGAGGATAAAGTGTTGGACACTATGGTGCAACGTTCGAAGCTTGGGGATATGTTTGACAATCTTATAATCCAACCGAAGGAAGCAGATCTAGTTGAAGGTTTCAGCATACTTATGCCATGA
- the LOC104778569 gene encoding SNF2 domain-containing protein CLASSY 3-like: protein MEWIGKRVKSRSRQRLQVVNKRKKMEVEAPVISPPKKRRPRRRKDPDSDVEDITPTYHNRLPPPVQENDRYSAGLRAGSVQNNSVKESFSRIIRDLNVEKSGPSSSKFRDGSEHHTSVKETSFRVSDLDVGKNSVPSSFGEQNTCVKEKCSPEIEIGDLDVEKSGPSPSKLRDLSEPNTCVKEKCSPEIRDFDMEKSGPSSSKLRDVSEQNTCVKEKCSPEIRDFDVEKPGPSSSKLRDVSEQHTCVNEKFSPEITNLDVGISVPSSSKLREVSEQNTCVMDMCSPETKGLVVVKPVPGEIEILSDSESEIGARASAKKKLFEDTSRIVESLSDGNSTSETEGDEEENAESADNNTKDDKTVHSLPEVFTSEKAKEVQAPERPSTYRPEILSSVKAKEVQALEKPSRPEIQNLEKAKEVQAINRLGSVIPAVAVAGGLNKSVLANEPIDNQSDSSISSADKSGYESDPSLKDKEIKTNNNSDWRVLNGNHREVDLFRLLVNSVRDKGQLDEGYEEAEELVSSPEDQSQEQGNEDLRKYDDDGLLIIRPPPLIERFGMLEPPSPPEISESE, encoded by the exons ATGGAGTGGATTGGGAAGAGAGTTAAGTCCCGGAGCAGGCAGCGTCTTCAGGTGGTTAATAAGCGGAAGAAGATGGAGGTAGAAGCTCCTGTGATATCTCCTCCAAAGAAACGAAGgccgagaagaagaaaagaccCCGATTCTGACGTTGAGGACATCACACCTACTTACCACAACCGTCTTCCTCCTCCTGTTCAAGAAAATGACAGGTACTCTGCTGGTTTAAGGGCTGGGTCTGTTCAGAACAACTCTGTGAAGGAGAGTTTCTCTAGGATTATTAGGGATCTGAATGTGGAGAAATCAGGTCCTAGCTCCTCTAAGTTCAGAGATGGGTCTGAACACCACACGTCTGTGAAAGAGACTTCTTTTAGGGTTAGTGATTTGGATGTGGGGAAGAACTCAGTTCCTAGCTCTTTTGGGGAACAGAACACATGTGTAAAGGAGAAGTGTTCCCCTGAGATTGAGATTGGAGATTTGGATGTGGAAAAATCAGGTCCGAGCCCCTCAAAGTTAAGAGATTTGTCTGAACCGAACACATGTGTGAAGGAGAAGTGTTCCCCTGAGATTAGAGATTTTGATATGGAGAAATCAGGTCCGAGCTCCTCTAAGTTAAGGGATGTGTCTGAACAGAACACATGTGTAAAGGAGAAGTGTTCCCCTGAGATTAGAGATTTTGATGTGGAGAAACCAGGTCCGAGCTCCTCCAAGTTAAGAGATGTGTCTGAACAGCACACATGTGTGAATGAGAAGTTTTCTCCTGAGATTACAAATTTGGATGTTGGGATATCAGTTCCGAGCTCTTCTAAGTTAAGAGAGGTGTCTGAACAGAACACATGTGTGATGGATATGTGTTCCCCTGAGACTAAAGGTTTGGTTGTTGTAAAACCAGTCCCTGGTGAGATAGAGATTCTTTCAGATTCTGAGTCTGAAATTGGAGCCAGAGCTTCAGCCAAGAAGAAGCTTTTTGAGGACACTAGCAGAATCGTAGAATCTCTCAGTGATGGTAATAGCACAAGTGAAACTgagggagatgaagaagagaatgcAGAGAGTGCAGACAATAACACCAAAGATGATAAAACAGTCCACTCCCT GCCTGAAGTTTTCACTTCAGAGAAAGCTAAAGAGGTACAAGCACCTGAAAGACCATCTACATACAGACCTGAAATTCTCAGTTCAGTAAAAGCAAAAGAGGTGCAAGCACTTGAAAAACCATCAAGACCTGAAATCCAGAATTTAGAGAAAGCAAAAGAGGTCCAAGCCATCAACAGGTTGGGGTCGGTGATACCTGCAGTTGCAGTTGCAGGGGGGTTGAATAAGTCTGTTTTGGCTAATGAACCAATTGATAATCAGTCTGATTCTTCTATCAGCTCTGCAGATAAATCTGGATATGAATCTGATCCTTCTCTAAAAGACAAAGAAATCAAGACTAATAACAACTCGGATTGGAGAGTGCTAAATGGAAACCATAGAGAAGTTGATCTTTTCAGGCTGCTTGTGAACTCTGTTAGGGATAAAGGTCAATTAGACGAAGGAtatgaagaagcagaagaacTAGTTTCTTCACCTGAAGACCAGtctcaagaacaaggaaatGAAGATCTACgaaaatatgatgatgatggactTCTAATCATTAGGCCACCACCATTGATAGAGAGATTTGGTATGCTGGAACCTCCATCACCACCTGAGATTTCTGAGTCAGAATAA